The DNA region CGTGCTACAATGGTGAGAACAACGAGATGCAATACCGCGAGGTGGAGCCAAACTTGAAAACTCATCCCAGTTCGGATTGCAGGCTGAAATTCGCCTACATGAAGTTGGAGTTGCTAGTAATCGCGAATCAGAATGTCGCGGTGAATACGTTCCCGGGCCTTGTACACACCGCCCGTCACACCATGAGAGCTGGTAACACCCGAAGTCCGTGAGGTAACCTTTATGGGGCCAGCGGCCGAAGGTGGGATTAGTGATTGGGGTGAAGTCGTAACAAGGTAGCCGTAGGAGAACCTGCGGCTGGATCACCTCCTTTCTAAGGAGTAAGCATGGTAGGATAACTACTGTGATATGGTTATTTAACTCTTATCTCTGTTTAATTTTGAGAGATTACAACTTATAGTTGACTAGATTACTAGTCAATTTTTGCTAAGTATAATTAATACATTTAATCTCTTAGAAATTTTTATAGGGGCTTATAGCTCAGCTGGTTAGAGCGCACGCCTGATAAGCGTGAGGTCGATGGTTCGAGTCCATTTAAGCCCACCATTTTGGGACGATAGTTCTAAAATAAATATGTACTTTGAAAATTGCATAGTGAAACAAAAAGTAAAGTAAAATAATAAAACAAATATCCTTTGTATAATTAATCTTTAATAAAATGAAGATTAGAACAAAAATAAAAGACTAAACTCGAAAGCTAACGCTTAAGAGTATAACAGGTCAAGCTACAAAGGGCGCATGGTGAATGCCTTGGCACTAGAAGTCGAAGAAGGACGCGACAAGCTGCGATAAGCTTCGGGTAGGCGCAAATAGCCTGTGATCCGGAGATTTCCGAATGGGGCAACCCACATGTCTTAACGACATGTACTTTATACTGAATACATAGGTATATAGAGACATACCCGGGGAACTGAAACATCTAAGTACCCGGAGGAAGAGAAAGAAATATCGATTTCCTTAGTAGCGGCGAGCGAAATGGAATGAGCCCAAACCAGGAACTTTGTTCCTGGGGTTGTGGATAGATCATTAAAGCCTAATATCTTAATCGAAGAGTTCTGGAAAGCTCTACCGTAGAAGGTAACAGTCCTGTAGATTAAAAGAGAAAATGGCCGGATCTATTCCAGAGTACCACGAGACACGTGAAACCTTGTGGGAAGCTGGGAGGACCACCTCCCAAGGCTAAATACTTTCTAGTGACCGATAGTGAAGCAGTACCGTGAGGGAAAGGTGAAAAGAACCCCGGAAGGGGAGTGAAATAGAACCTGAAACCGTGTGCCTACAACCGGTCGAAGCACTTTTTATGTGTGACGACGTGCTTTTTGTAGAACGAGCCAGCGAGTTACGGTATGCAGCAAGGTTAAGCACTTCTGGTGCGCAGCCGAAGGGAAACCGAGTCTTAATAGGGCGACTAGTTGCATGCTGTAGACCCGAAACCGGGTGACCTATCCATGGCCAGGTTGAAGCGGAAGTAAAATTCCGTGGAGGACCGAACCACATTGGTGTTGAAAAACCATGGGATGAGCTGTGGATAGCGGAGAAATTCCAATCGAACTCGGAGATAGCTGGTTCTCCTCGAAATAGCTTTAGGGCTAGCGTCGATTAATTGAGTTATGGAGGTAGAGCACTGAATGAGGTAGGGGCTGACAACAGTTACTGAACTCTATCAAACTCCGAATGCCATATACTTTTATTTCGGCAGTCAGACTGCGAATGATAAGATCCGTAGTCAAAAGGGAAACAGCCCAGATCATCAGCTAAGGTCCCTAAGTGTAAGTTAAGTGGTAAAGGATGTGGGATTTCTAAGACAACTAGGATGTTGGCTCAGAAGCAGCCACTCATTTAAAGAGTGCGTAATAGCTCACTAGTCAAGAGATCCTGCGCCGAAAATGTCCGGGGCTAAAACTTACCACCGAAGCTATGGGCTCGTAAGAGCGGTAGAGGAGCTTCCTGTATGGATTGAAGTCGTACCGTAAGGAGCGGTGGACTATACAGGAGTGAGTATGCTGGCATAAGTAGCGAGAACTAAGTGAGAATCTTAGTGGTCGAAAACCTAAGGTTTCCTGAGGAAGGCTCGTCCGCTCAGGGTTAGTCGGGTCCTAAGCCGAGGCCGAAAGGCGTAGGTGATGGATAATCGGTTGATATTCCGATACCACCTTTTCCGTTTTGAGAGATGGGGTGACGCAGAAGGATAAGATGTGCGCACTATTGGATGTGCGTCTAAGCACTAAGACGTGCAGGTTGGCAAATCCGCCTGCTTAGTTGAGGTGTTATGGGGAGCTAATTTTTAGCGAAGTATCTGATTTCACACTGCCAAGAAAAGCCTCTATCAAGGAATTAAGGTGCCCGTACCGCAAACCGACACAGGTAGGTGAGGAGAGAATCCTAAGACCATCGGAAGAATCGTTGTTAAGGAACTCGGCAAATTGACCCCGTAACTTCGGGAGAAGGGGTGCCTACTTAACGTAGGCCGCAGAGGATAGGCCCAAGCAACTGTTTAGCAAAAACACAGGTCTCTGCTAAAGCGTAAGCTGATGTATAGGGGCTGACGCCTGCCCGGTGCTGGAAGGTTAAGGGGATCCGTTAGAGTAATCGAAGCGGTGAACTTAAGCCCCAGTAAACGGCGGCCGTAACTATAACGGTCCTAAGGTAGCGAAATTCCTTGTCGGGTAAGTTCCGACCCGCACGAATGGCGTAATGATTTGGGCACTGTCTCAACAACGAATCCGGCGAAATTGTAGTGCAAGTGAAGATGCTTGCTACCCGCGATTGGACGGAAAGACCCCGTAGAGCTTTACTGTAGTTTAGCATTGAGTTTTCGGTATTGTCTGTACAGGATAGGTGGGAGACTGGGATACAGCGGCGTCAGCTGCTGTGGAGTCGTCCTTGGGATACCACCCTGACAGTACTGGAATTCTAACCGGAGGCCATGAAGCTGGTCACGGGACATTGCTAGATGGGCAGTTTGACTGGGGCGGTCGCCTCCAAAAAAGTAACGGAGGCGCCCAAAGGTTCCCTCAGCGCGGTTGGAAATCGCGCGTAGAGTGCAAAGGCATAAGGGAGCCTCACTGCGACACAAACAAGTGGAGCAGGGACGAAAGTCGGGCTTAGTGATCCGGTGGTTCCTCGTGGGAGGGCCATCGCTCAACGGATAAAAGCTACCTCGGGGATAACAGGCTGATCTCCCCCAAGAGTCCACATCGACGGGGAGGTTTGGCACCTCGATGTCGGCTCGTCGCATCCTGGGGCTGAAGTAGGTCCCAAGGGTTGGGCTGTTCGCCCATTAAAGCGGCACGCGAGCTGGGTTCAGAACGTCGTGAGACAGTTCGGTCCCTATCCGTCGCGGGCGTAGGAAATTTGAGAGGAGCTGTCCTTAGTACGAGAGGACCGGGATGGACTGACCTCTGGTGCACCAGTTGTCACGCCAGTGGCACAGCTGGGTAGCTATGTCGGGATGGGATAAACGCTGAAAGCATCTAAGCGTGAAGCCCACCTCAAGATTAGATTTCCCATAGCGTAAGCTAGTAAGACCCCTGAAAGAACATCAGGTTGATAGGTCAGAGGTGTAAGTGCAGCAATGTATTCAGCTGACTGATACTAATAGGTCGAGGGCTTGACCAATATTTAAATAAATTACTAAAGTGTATATTAGTATACAATATTATATTTTACTTTTACCCTTTACTATGCAATTTTGAGAGTACATTTTAATTATTAATTTTAACTCTCAACTTAATATATCCAGTGTCTATGACTTAGAGGTAACACCCGTTCTCATTCCGAACACGAAGGTTAAGCTCTTATGTGCTGATGGTACTGCAGGGGTAGCCCTGTGGAAGAGTAGGTCGATGCTGGGTCTTATTTTTGGCCAGTTAGCTCAGTCGGTAGAGCAGAGGACTGAAAATCCTCGTGTCCCTGGTTCGATTCCTGGATTGGCCACCATATATTATGGCGCTATAGCCAAGTGGTAAGGCAGAGGTCTGCAAAACCTTTACCCCCAGTTCAAATCTGGGTGGCGCCTCCATAATAACAAGAAAGTAGTCTGATTGCTGATTTTTCAGTGAATAGACTGCTTTTTCTTTTTTGGTTACAGAATTTATCACTTCTTTAGATTTACAGACCAACGTTAATCAAAGTCTTATTATATATAGATGAAAATAGGATAAAAAATTAACAAATAATATTTATACTTTAAATTAAAGTTAGGCTAACCCTTAGGTTAGCCTACTACTGGTTCAAGAACCTTTATAGTACCATTTTTACAATCCAGCTGTATATTTGCACCAATGGGAAGAGTAAGTTTTGGGTAATCATGTCCGGACATGAAATTTAATACTGTTGGTATATTTAAGGATAAAATTCTATCCTGTATTATTTCTTCCAGTGTTAAACTTCTTTCATAATGAGGCAGAGAACATTTAGTAAATTGGCCAAGTATTATTCCCTTGCAAACTTGAAGCTTGTTAGCCAGTAATAAGTGTGTAAGCATTCTATCTATAGAGTAGGGTTCTTCTCCTACATCTTCTATGAATAAAATTTTATCTGTAGTATCTATTTCAAAATCAGTGGATAGTGTGCTGCAAATCAGCGATAAATTGCCACCTAACAGTGTACCCTCTATAGTTATAGCTGAATTGGAGTCAGTTGGTATATGGTCAGGATTTTTTATAGTAAAAGGATTATATCCATTCATTACTGTATTTAAAAGAGAATTTAATGTAAATTCATCTTCAAATTTTGAAGTAAGCATAGGTCCATGAAAGGTTATTAAATTACATTTTTCATAAAAGCCGTTTAAGTAAGTAGTTATATCACTAAAGCCCACAAATATCTTAGGATTATTTTTTATGATATCAAAATCTATATAAGGTAAGGTTCTCATGGAGCCATAACCGCCCCTTATACATAATATCATCTTTATATTGGGATCAAGAAACATATTGTTTAAATCCTGGGCTCTTTCCATGTCAGTTCCTGCAAGATATCCTAAACGATTATATATGTGTTTTCCATCTTTTATGTTAAAGCCTTGTTTTTTAAAAAAATTTATTCCATTTTTTATAGCTTCAACATTTTCAGCACTTGATGGACATATTATGCCTATGGTATCTCCAATACAAAGTCTTTTACCTATCATACATAACTGCACCTCTTTAAAATACTATAATAGCTTAACTGCTATAGTATAGTATATATTAAATAAGTGAATATGTTAAATTATTTGTTTTTGAGGATAATTCCATTTTAGCCTCTGAAATTAGAGATTCTTTTTCTATTAAGTCAAGTGCAGTTATAGCAAGGGCATTAGCAGTTTTTATAAGTATATCTTTGGCAAAATCAGTTTGAGTAGCCAGAGCAAAATCTCTGGTACCATATTTTATAGTTTTATCTTTAGTAATATTTATATAATAATTTACGCTGGGAACTAAATGGCTCACATTACCAAGGCTTAAAGGAGAACTTAAATTTTTTATTCCAAACATATCTATTATACCTATCTCTTTTAGGTTATGAGAGAGCAGCCTATTTAGAGTGTTATTTGAAATAAGTTCCCTACAAGGTAAGTCATATATATGCAGCTCTCCTTCCATATTTAATAATTTTTCTATGGAATTCATAAAATAATCAATTTTATTTCTTATATTTTCAGCATTTTTTATGTTGTCTGTCTTTAATAAAAAACGAGCAGTAGCTTGTGAAATACTTTTATTTTTAGAATCACTATGTATATCCACACTATCAATAGTGCAGATATTATCAAAACCTTTAATTATTAGATTAACTGCATTAAAAGTGAAAATGCAAGAATCTATAGGTGAGTATAGCTTAGGATGATTTTCAAAAGTTTCTTTTATAGTATTACTATACTTTATTTCAAGAGGTAAGACAGCAGGAGAAGTGCCAATAACAGCCGTTTCAGTATAAGGTTGAGCTGCAAGAACTGTGTCTAAATCATCAAAGACACCTTGATGTGCCATAGTTAGCTTTGAACCTCCCAGTATCTCTCCAGGACAACCTATCACAATCACAGAGCCGCCTAATCTAGAAATTATCTTGGAGAGCCCTAGAGCAGCACCTATAGATATGGCAGATTGAAGGTTATATCCATATATTTGTCCCATATCTTTTACACTATCGTACTGGCATAAAAAACAAATTTTTGGATGGCCATTACCAAATTCTGCCTTAAAAGCAGTATCAATATTAAGATAACTCTTTTGTATTTTAAAAGAATGATTATTCAATAGATTCATTAAATAATTGCAGCTTTTGTTTTCATGAAAACTCTCTTCAGAATTTTCATAGATATATTTAGATATTCCATATATTTCATCTTCAATAGTACTTAAAAAACTTATAACTTCTTGCTTCATGATTTATACCTCCTAGGATATTAAATAGGGCAATCATTTAGATAAACATAAAAAACTTAGATATTTTATGATATTTATAGTATGTGCTAATAGAACCAAATATATTTACTATAAATGGAATATAAAATGGTTGTAAATATATGGAAAATATTATAATATAAAACTTGTTAATATAATATTATATTCAAGAATTCATAAAAAATTACTGGAGGGATAAGAAATGTATAAAAAATCCTTTAAATTTTTAAGTCTAGCTGCTTTTATACTGGTATGTTTTTTTACATTAATACTTTCTTTTAATGTAAAGGGAATTGAAAATACTTATAAGGCGCCTAAAAATAAACCTATAGAGATTAAGGGTAATAAAGCAAAAAGTACTAATGTTAAAATTCTAGGAAATACCTATTCAAATAAAGAGAAAAATAATGAAATAGTAGATTCTATTAATAATAAAAATTTAAAACCGGAAAATTATAAATTAAAAAAAATTGTTGGTAATTATGAGAAAAAGTATACTAATGTTTATAAAGTAGTTGTTCATATTGGAAGCCAAACAGTAGATGTTTATAATAATAATGATTTAATAAAAACCATGATTTGTTCTACTGGTATAGATAGTGCATCTACACCCACGGGTACATTTGTTACTGGAAATAAAGGAACTTCTTTTTTTAGCGATAAATATGGTGAAGGTGGATACTATTGGACAAGCTTTTGGGGAAATTATCTTTTTCACAGTGTCCCCTTTGATAAAGACAAAAATATCATCCAAGGTGAGGTGGCTAAACTAGGTGAGAAAGCATCTCATGGCTGTGTTAGACTTTCTATAGAAAATGCAAAGTGGATTTATAATAATATACCTAGAAATACTAAAGTATATGTGGGAACATGAGCTACTCCAATTTATAGAAGTTAGAGTTTCATGCTTCCTAGAGTTTGTAATCTACACTCTGCACGTGCTTAAGATCTATTTACAGTAATGATACTGTGCGATAAACATTGCAATCATACAATAATAGTTAAATGCAAATAAAATAGTCGTTTTATAATAAGAATATAAAGCAGTATATACTATAAATAAAAAATTAACTCTTTCTAATGCTTAAAATAGAAGGGGTTAATTTTTTATTTATAAAAAATATTTATGGACAAAATAAAAATTGACATGTAATTGAATAAAATATATATTAAGAGGCAAAATAACAGGTGATAAAACTTTATATAAATACATGCAAATTTACTGAATTCATATAATGTTTACATTATAATAAATTGAGATATTGAAATTATAGGTAATAATCAAGTTATGTAATTTGCATCAACAAATTGCTGATTAGTATTCAGACAAAAGCAATAAAATTATGGGCTTAATTAGTTATTTAGCAGTATAAACTATATAGTTTGTAAATGAAGATGATTTTAGGAGGTTGTAATGAAAAAACCAAGTTGTATTATATGCGGGAAGTCTCTAGCTGATGGTATAATAGTTAATGGAAGAGGTATTTGTAAAGCTTGTGAAGAAAGACTGGTTAATTTGGAACCTGGAAATGATTTTTACGAATACTATAAAGAATCCATAAGAAAAAATATGATCCAAGTAAGAGGAGCTGAATGTAATTGTCAAAATTACCACTTGTAGAGGGCATAATTAAATACTTAAGAGAAAATAATTCAATGCTCTGCATGCCCGGTCATAAAAGTGGCAGAGGATTTAAGAACACCGATGTAGGGAAAGAATTGTACGAGAATTTTATAAAGGCCGATATTACAGAAGTGGATGGAGTAGATAATCTTCATCATCCAGAGGGTATAATCAAAGAAGCAGAAAATATGTTAAGAGATTTTTATGGAAGTAAAAAGTCATATTTTTTAGTGAATGGAAGTACTAGTGGGAATTTAGCTATGATATTTTCCTGTCTTAGAGAAGGAGAAAAGGTAATAGTAGAGAGAAATTGTCATAGATCTATTTTTAATGGAATAATAATGAGAAAACTTAAACCGGTTTATATAAAAAATAAGATATACAATAAGTTTAATGCCCCCTTATCTATAGATGAGGATTACTTAATAGATTTGTTTGATAATAATTTAGATGCAAAGGCGGTTATAATAACTTATCCAAATTACTATGGTGTATGCTGTAATTTAAAATTCATAGTAAAAGAAGCCCATAAAAGAGGTATAAAAGTACTTGTAGATAGTGCCCATGGAGCTCACTTTGGAGCTCATAATGAGCTGCCTCAGCATGCTGTAAATCTAGGAGGGGATTTTGTTGTTATGAGTTCTCATAAAACACTTCCCAGCCTTACCCAAACAGCTTATTTACATATTGGCCAGGATATTGATACAGAGAAAGTAGATTTTTATGTTAGTGCATTTTTGAGTACAAGCCCTTCTTATATGCTAATGTGTTCAATGGATTATGCACGATATTATTTGCAGGAAAAGGGAACAAGTGAATATAAGAAATTAATAGATTTATGTAATTATTATAGGGAGAAAATAAATTTAATAGAAGGATTTCATATAATCTCCAGAGAAGATTTACAGAATAATATAGATGTAACAAGATATATTTTAAATGTAAAAGATGGACTTAGTGGATATAAACTGTATGAGTACCTGAAAAGTAAAAAAATACAGCCTGAAATGTGCGATGGAAATAATGTAATTCTTATATTCTCCACTTTTAATACGGAGGAGGAGTTTGAACTCCTTTATAAATCGCTTTTAGACTGCAAACTTGAAGCTATAAAACTTAGAAATTTTCATATAATAGAGTCAGGTATAGCGGATATGAAAATTATGCCTTTTGAGGCTGTAGAAAAAGAATATAGGTTAATACATTACAGCAAAGCTCAGGGGGAGCTGTGTAGAGATTCTATTGTTCCGTACCCACCAGGGATACCTATAATATTACCAGGAGAGATTATAAATAAAAACACAATAAAAGCTATAGAGTATTATCTAAGAGAGAAATGTACTGTACTTGGTATAAATAAAGATGGAGAAATTAAAATTATAGACTAGTATATTGGAGGAGCTTATGGGTAAAATATTTTGCTTATTAGGAAAAAGCGGATCGGGGAAAGATACTATATTTAAAAAGCTAATGGAAGAAAAAGTTTTGAATCTAAAACCAATAGTTTCCTATACAACAAGACCCAAAAGAGAAAAAGAAAGGGACGGAGTAGAGTATTATTTCATAGATAAAGAAAAATTAGGTAAGTACAGGACATTAGGAAAGATTATAGAAAGTAGAGAATATAATACTGTAAATGGACAATGGTATTATTCAACTATAGATGATGGACAGATTGATATAAAAATTAATAGCTATCTTATAATAACTACTCTAGAAGCATATAAAAACTTACAGAAGTACTTTGGAAAAGATGAAGTATTTCCAATTTATATTACTTTAGATGATGGAATAAGATTGGAGAGAGCACTGCAAAGGGAAATGAATGAGGAAAAGCCTAACTACAGTGAATTATGTAGAAGATTTCTTGCAGATAATAGTGATTTTAGTATGGAGAAATTAAAAGATGCTGGAATTGAAAAATTATATTGTAATTATGAAATTGATGAATGTATTAATAGCATAAAAAAAGACATTTTACAGGACATTAAAAGGCATTAGAATTAACCGATGGTGAATAATGATTATATAAGTTATTGAATAAAAAATATTATTTTATTAGCTATCATCAATCAAATGTATAATTTCAATTGCAACTTATATACCTATATTTAATTACAGAAATTTATGATAAAATATAGGTATATGATATATAAGTTTATATATTTACAAAGATTAATTGTTTGGAATTGATTAATTTTAGTATAAAATAGCTATCTTGTTTAAAACTTATATATTATTGCTTATTTATATGATTTTAATTACGACTTATACAAGAAAAGATTTATTTATAATTATTAAAATAAAATTCTATATTTACTAGTAAAATAAAAAAGTATAAGGGAGGGTTATATTTATGAAGCTTATTATTGCTATAGTACAAGATGATGATGCTGGTGATTTAATAGATGTGCTCACTGAAGAAAATTTTCGTGTGACAAAACTTGCTACTACTGGAGGCTTTTTAAAGGCTGGAAATACAACTCTTATGATAGGCGTTGATGAAAAGGATGTAGATAGAGTATTGGGAACTATAGAAGAAGAATGTAAAACTAGGGATCAAGTTATAACGTCACCTTCACCTATAGATGGAGCTACAGGAGTATATGTACCCTATCCTATTGATGTAGAAATCGGTGGAGCTACTATTTTTGTAGTGGATGTAGATAAATTTATAAAGATTTGATGGTGAAAAGTATGAAGTTTGACAATATAATAGGACACACTGATATTAGGAAAAATTTTATTAACGCTATAGAATCAGGAAATTTTTCCCATGCACATTTGATAACTGGTGAAGATGGTATAGGGAAAAGTTTTGTTGCTTTAGAAGCTGCTATGAATATTATAGGTAAAGAGATATATAGAGAATATGCTGATATAGTAGAATGCAGAATAGCAAATAATAGAAAATCCATTTCCGTAGATCAAATTAGAAAAATAATAGAAGAATCAAATAAGAAAGCCTATGAAGGAAATAGAAAAGTAATAATACTTCATGATTCGGATAAAATGACCACACAAGCACAAAATGCTTTTTTAAAGACTATAGAAGAACCTCCTGATGGTGTATTTATACTATTGTTATGCGAAAATCAAGAGAAGATTTTAGACACTATTAAGTCAAGATGTCAAATTCATAAATTAAAAAAATTAAGTGACAGTGAGATAGATGAATTTATTTACAATAAGTATCCTAATATTTTAGAAGATGAAAAAAAAGCTGTTAAGGCATTTGCAGATGGTGTTCCTGGAAGAATAGTAAGCTTTATTGATAATGACTCATTTAAAGAAATAAGGGAAAAACTAATTAATATAATGATGGATGTAAATAATGCAGATATAGAAACTTTTCTTAAAAATGAAGAGTTCTTAACGAAATATAAGGATATGTGGCAAGAAATTCTAACTTGTTTATTATCTTATGTTAGAGATATTATAATATACAAGGAAACGGGAATGGATGAGTTAATTATAAATTTGGATAAAATTTCCTATATAAAAAAATTAACGGAAGTATTCTCATACAATAAACTTAATAGTATCATTGATATTGTAAATAATACTAAAAGTAATTTAGAAAGTAATGTAAATGCAAGTATGGTTTATCATATAATGCTGCTTAATATGAAAGAAACTAAGTCTTTTAGTTAGCATAGCTTAAGATAATAATTAGTTAGTATGCTATGATATTTTATGTCATACTGTGTTAGTAAAAATTTTTCACAGTGTAAAATGTTTTTTTATTTGAATTCTTGTGTAATTGAAAATATAGATCACATCTTTAAGTAATTATTTTTAGATGGTTTACTTATAAGAAAATACAGGAGGTTTAACATGGTAACTGTTGTAGGAGTACGTTTTAAGAAAGCTGGTAAAATATATTATTTTTCTCCTGAAGACAAGGTTATAGCTAGCGGAGATAATGTTATTGTAGAAACTGCTAGAGGAATAGAATTTGGTAATTGTGTCATAGGACCTAAAGAAGTTAGTGAGGATAAAATAGTATTGCCATTAAAAAATGTTATAAGAAAAGCAAATGAAGAGGATGAAAAAAAATATTTAGAAAATAAATCTAAAGAAAAAGATGCCTTTAATATTTGTTCAGAAAAAATACAAAAGCATAATTTAATTATGAAACTTATAGATGTAGAGTATACTTTTGATAATAATAAAATAATATTTTATTTTACTGCTGAAGGAAGAGTAGACTTTAGAGAATTAGTAAAGGATTTAGCTTCAGTTTTTAGAACCAGAATTGAACTTAGGCAGATTGGTGTAAGAGATGAAGCAAAGATGATAGGGGGATTGGGACCTTGTGGAAGACCAATGTGCTGTTCTGTACATTTAGGAGATTTTGCACCTGTGTCTATCAAAATGGCTAAGGAACAAAATTTATCACTAAACCCTACTAAAATATCAGGGATTTGTGGAAGACTTATGTGCTGCCTTAATTACGAACAGAATACTTATGAAGATATAAGAAAAAGACTTCCAAAGGTAGCATCAATTGTTCAAACTGAGTATGGTAAGGGCGAGGTTGTATCTAATAGTGTAGTTAATGAAAGTGTTAAAATAAAGGTGAAGATTGAGGATGGAGAGGACACCATTAAAGAGGTTCCTATAAATGAACTTACTCTAGTATCTGGCTCTTTTGAAGGTGCTGTTGATGAAGCAGATATTAAGCTAGAAATTGATGGAGAAGATGAAAAGATTATAAAAGAGTTATTTAAACCAGACTAGGAGGATAAAAATGAAATCCATTCTTAAAATTTGCAATATAAGGACTTTAAGGGATGTTAGTGTAGTAAGAAATTCTATAGCGTCTAATGAAGGTATTGTTGCATGTCAAATAAACAAAGAAAAAGGCGAAATAGAAATAGTATATGATGCTTACTCTATAAATATGGATAAAGTTATAGAAGCTATAGAAGATTTAGGATTTACTGTAATATAAAATACACTTTTAAAAAATAAAAAAACATGATACAATAGTTTATGGTAAACTTGTTGATTAAAACTTTAAGGAGGTGTGTTTTAAATGGCATACAAAATTACTGATTCTTGCGTAAGCTGTGGAGCTTGTGCTTCAGAATGTCCAGTTAACGCTATAAGCCAAGGAGATTCTATATTTGTTGTAGATGCTGATACTTGCATTGATTGTGGAAACTGTGCTAACGTTTGTCCAGTTGGAGCTCCAGTACAAGAATAGTTTATAATTAAGAGATAAAAATAAGAAGTA from Clostridium pasteurianum BC1 includes:
- a CDS encoding S66 peptidase family protein, producing the protein MIGKRLCIGDTIGIICPSSAENVEAIKNGINFFKKQGFNIKDGKHIYNRLGYLAGTDMERAQDLNNMFLDPNIKMILCIRGGYGSMRTLPYIDFDIIKNNPKIFVGFSDITTYLNGFYEKCNLITFHGPMLTSKFEDEFTLNSLLNTVMNGYNPFTIKNPDHIPTDSNSAITIEGTLLGGNLSLICSTLSTDFEIDTTDKILFIEDVGEEPYSIDRMLTHLLLANKLQVCKGIILGQFTKCSLPHYERSLTLEEIIQDRILSLNIPTVLNFMSGHDYPKLTLPIGANIQLDCKNGTIKVLEPVVG
- a CDS encoding metal-dependent amidase/aminoacylase/carboxypeptidase, which translates into the protein MKQEVISFLSTIEDEIYGISKYIYENSEESFHENKSCNYLMNLLNNHSFKIQKSYLNIDTAFKAEFGNGHPKICFLCQYDSVKDMGQIYGYNLQSAISIGAALGLSKIISRLGGSVIVIGCPGEILGGSKLTMAHQGVFDDLDTVLAAQPYTETAVIGTSPAVLPLEIKYSNTIKETFENHPKLYSPIDSCIFTFNAVNLIIKGFDNICTIDSVDIHSDSKNKSISQATARFLLKTDNIKNAENIRNKIDYFMNSIEKLLNMEGELHIYDLPCRELISNNTLNRLLSHNLKEIGIIDMFGIKNLSSPLSLGNVSHLVPSVNYYINITKDKTIKYGTRDFALATQTDFAKDILIKTANALAITALDLIEKESLISEAKMELSSKTNNLTYSLI
- a CDS encoding L,D-transpeptidase → MYKKSFKFLSLAAFILVCFFTLILSFNVKGIENTYKAPKNKPIEIKGNKAKSTNVKILGNTYSNKEKNNEIVDSINNKNLKPENYKLKKIVGNYEKKYTNVYKVVVHIGSQTVDVYNNNDLIKTMICSTGIDSASTPTGTFVTGNKGTSFFSDKYGEGGYYWTSFWGNYLFHSVPFDKDKNIIQGEVAKLGEKASHGCVRLSIENAKWIYNNIPRNTKVYVGT
- a CDS encoding sigma factor G inhibitor Gin — translated: MKKPSCIICGKSLADGIIVNGRGICKACEERLVNLEPGNDFYEYYKESIRKNMIQVRGAECNCQNYHL
- a CDS encoding aminotransferase class I/II-fold pyridoxal phosphate-dependent enzyme gives rise to the protein MSKLPLVEGIIKYLRENNSMLCMPGHKSGRGFKNTDVGKELYENFIKADITEVDGVDNLHHPEGIIKEAENMLRDFYGSKKSYFLVNGSTSGNLAMIFSCLREGEKVIVERNCHRSIFNGIIMRKLKPVYIKNKIYNKFNAPLSIDEDYLIDLFDNNLDAKAVIITYPNYYGVCCNLKFIVKEAHKRGIKVLVDSAHGAHFGAHNELPQHAVNLGGDFVVMSSHKTLPSLTQTAYLHIGQDIDTEKVDFYVSAFLSTSPSYMLMCSMDYARYYLQEKGTSEYKKLIDLCNYYREKINLIEGFHIISREDLQNNIDVTRYILNVKDGLSGYKLYEYLKSKKIQPEMCDGNNVILIFSTFNTEEEFELLYKSLLDCKLEAIKLRNFHIIESGIADMKIMPFEAVEKEYRLIHYSKAQGELCRDSIVPYPPGIPIILPGEIINKNTIKAIEYYLREKCTVLGINKDGEIKIID
- a CDS encoding guanylate kinase, with the protein product MGKIFCLLGKSGSGKDTIFKKLMEEKVLNLKPIVSYTTRPKREKERDGVEYYFIDKEKLGKYRTLGKIIESREYNTVNGQWYYSTIDDGQIDIKINSYLIITTLEAYKNLQKYFGKDEVFPIYITLDDGIRLERALQREMNEEKPNYSELCRRFLADNSDFSMEKLKDAGIEKLYCNYEIDECINSIKKDILQDIKRH
- a CDS encoding cyclic-di-AMP receptor, which encodes MKLIIAIVQDDDAGDLIDVLTEENFRVTKLATTGGFLKAGNTTLMIGVDEKDVDRVLGTIEEECKTRDQVITSPSPIDGATGVYVPYPIDVEIGGATIFVVDVDKFIKI
- a CDS encoding DNA polymerase III subunit delta' → MVKSMKFDNIIGHTDIRKNFINAIESGNFSHAHLITGEDGIGKSFVALEAAMNIIGKEIYREYADIVECRIANNRKSISVDQIRKIIEESNKKAYEGNRKVIILHDSDKMTTQAQNAFLKTIEEPPDGVFILLLCENQEKILDTIKSRCQIHKLKKLSDSEIDEFIYNKYPNILEDEKKAVKAFADGVPGRIVSFIDNDSFKEIREKLINIMMDVNNADIETFLKNEEFLTKYKDMWQEILTCLLSYVRDIIIYKETGMDELIINLDKISYIKKLTEVFSYNKLNSIIDIVNNTKSNLESNVNASMVYHIMLLNMKETKSFS